The genomic segment GAGAAGATTTGGGGGCACACAGGCTTTGTTCAATGGGAAAACTTGAGGGCACAGATTACTTACAAAGTGGTTGTCATAGAGACAGTTTGTCACTAATTTGATTGTTTGCTCAGTCAGTGTTCAGTCAGAAGACCCATTTATGCTCAAGCTTTCACTTCTTGCCTGATGATATGGAACTTTGATAGAATATTTACTCATTACTGTCTTTTCCAAGGATGCcatctattttgtgaagtgcaccagttcctcctgcCACAAAATACAGTGATGGCATGATGCTATGAAGtacctgcatgttattgtttatatcCGGACATTTTGCACATGCGcacaatgcatttatttttagactgTTTGCACATTTGTACCTGGTACGCTTAAGTGTTTTGGGTACTGCATaagttgtatttaaaaacactttttcaagTGCTTAATAAATAGCTCTACTttgaataaaagtaattttagaGTCATTGAATCATCTCATTAAGTAAATTGAGCttaatttgctgtttgtttttgtttcaaaagttaaatatttttctgaaaatacagGCTTGTTTTTAGTTTGTCAGTGTTAAGCTTAGTGTGTCTTCAGAATTTTCTTGCTACACATCAAATTTAACAAGTGCACAAACCTCCACAGAGGCTGAAAGGGGGGGGGACTTTTTATCTGAATGACTCGCAGCACTATAATTAGGCTTAAAGCACCAAATGCTGAAGGGAGACATGTCACTGTCTGTCATAGAGATGCTCCCATTTTCTAGCATCTTGTCTGACAAAGGAGAGACAAAACCAGAGTTGGAAAAGCACAACAGGAAAGGATGGTTGTTGTCTGGGAAAAACAGACAGGTGACCAGATCTTTATTGTCCAAATCAGAAAGTCCTTTCTGCAACAACTTCACCATAACTTTCCTCAGCTACTATGCTGAAATGTTTGAGTCTGTGTGTTGCTGTGCTACAAAAAAAGAAGGCcgaacaaaaaaaggaaaaaacaagaaatgagtGGGGAGATGTGTTCAAATCAAAATACCGTGaatctcaataaattattttaattatttaacttattgaTGGAAAGTCCAAAAAGGTTAGAATTTGCTATTGGTGTACATGTATAAGTTAGTTTAGAATAAGAATGCATCAAATCACCAGTCCATTTCAGATTGCAGGGTAATAATGTTACAGCAGTATGATCTGCATCCGTACAGTCTGGATAAGTAtcagatcaaaataaaaaaaaataaaaatatatatatataatttttcttttacccaGATTAATTGAAACAAAACCTGGATCTATTTGCTTTTAGAATAAGTAcaagtctgtttgttttttcatcttcCAGTTTGCTCTTTGTGCATCAGAAAATTTTTGTCCTACAAGCTGCTTTGTCCAGTTTGCAACTCGGTAAGTATCGACATGAAttatacattttgtcatttatgtgcatcacaataaattaaaatatatttgaatacttcatttaattcattaatttgATTCAAGAAGTGAAACTCAATAATAGATTTATTCGACAGTCATGTATTTCAACCACTTCTTTCTCTTAATCTTGTGGGTGATTTCTGGTTTGTTCAATCAACAGTCTTTGAGACCCGTTGAATGAAGGGTAAGCCACAAAACGTGAATGCTAATGAAGTGCACTGTTCAGAGTGCTGCATGCAgacatattaatggaaagttgaacTGAGGGAAAAAGTGGTAGGAAAAAATGCACAAGCATGAGGAATAACTGCAGCCTTGAGAAGATTGTGATGCAAAgcttgttcaaaaaaaaaatgtgaagaagatTCACAACGTGGAAACAGCGCTTCAGGAGCCACTAGATGAATGtaaatttgcatttcatttggaatCAAGGTCTCAGAGGTGGAAGGTAGGATAGAGAGACCCTGAATCCTCGTTGTTTGAGGTTCAGCGTGTAGCTTCCACAGTGATCATAATAAGCATCaaaatgatggaaaagaaaaaaggacttGATGTATATCActgtgtgtgtaatgaatctatacgagtttcactttttaaatttaaattaaagaaataaatgcaacGTTTAAGTTCTAATTTTCTCTGAGTGAAATGTCAAAATTGTAACTCCAATAAGTGTTTTTAATGCTGTATTTTTCATCTCTCTTTTAGCAAATGACAGAACAGGACTTACAAAACAACCGCCTGTTAGATGACTTGGTCGTTAACTTTCAAGCTGCAAGGTTAGGAACCGTTTGTGTCAAATATGAAGTGAACTGTTACGTTTAGAGAAAATGAAGCTTTCTTTCCAACGAAAACTGCAGGGTTGCACACAGCATCGTCCGAGTAAAttattctttccttttttttaaagctttttctcTGACAGAGCTTGCACAGCTAGGGAGCAAGGATCAAAACAATGCAAATTGTTTCAGCCAGACATGgcttggtttttatttctggagAGATTTATTGTACTTCTTCCTTCGAAGGGGTGGGTAACCGGTGGGTTAGCTCAGCTTAGGGGACACTCACCCACTGCATGGAAGGAGAAAACAATGCAGCAAAGCTAAGCTTATTCAACTAGATCTACATTAAGCACATAGACAGGAATTTGCAAATattgtatatgtatatttttgctttaaaattccCCTCTCATCAGTTCTTGTCATTCAAAAGGTTTGTGGAGTTGGTGTGTGTCAAGAGTCACTTCTTTAGAGGGAGACTAGCAGAAATACCAGTAGCAGAGCAGGAAATCAGGCTGACTTTACTGTGAACATGAATGCGTTGCCTCAATATATCgtctatttgtttttaatgctttcaaTACCTGGGAGGAAAAAGGATTGCCATGGTGATTTCATGGAATTACAGTTATTGATGGGATGTCTCGGTGTATCCCCAAGGTACCAGCACTTTAGGAAATAAAAGCTGTTATTGGTTTCTTGTAATCTTTCTAATTTGTTTGTAAATCCATTGGGATTTATTCCCCTCAGCTGAGGTCATGTTGTCATGTTCTGTATAATATACTTTTACACACACACTTGAgagttttgtagatttttttttattacatcagGGTATAAATACTGGTAGCAGTGTCCGAGCTGGGTTACAGGAAGCTTTGCAGAAAAGTTGAGTTTTTCCCAAGTGACGTGTAGACagtgtaggaaaaaaaaaaaatagcctgAGACCAGATCGTCTTGTTATAGTTGACACCTGCCTCATGGGTGCAGCTTTCCACTTGCTTTCATTCACTGCCTGTCATGGACAAACTGATAAATGCTGGCCTGCTTACATGCAGTGTGACACTGTGAGCAGAAAAGTAAAGTTATTTCCAgtaacataagaaaaataagcTGCTCATTTAGGCCTCAGGCCTGATGTTATTCCTTAGGTTTAAGAtcacaaattaattttactagaaataaaacaaattaattgtcTTATTTTGACTCAATAAGCTCACAAATGAGCTCTTCTCTCTTGGGGGGGAATTCTCATACTGGTCTTTGAAACTGTGTCTTTAATATTGTCTTCATTGTTTTGGCTGAAAGGCTGACAGCATGCTTGAGTGCTATTATCTGTCAATAAGCTGCAATATTTGTCTCCTCCATCAATCATGTCACACCATTGACGCGATGAAGGGTTTCACCGCCAATAGCAGAACCTCTGATCTTCATCGCTGTTATGAATAAGTGGGTTACGTTGCCGTTCTGTGCTCCAGAGTTTAATTTCCTGTTGTCCGGCTCTGGGCATCTGTGAGGGGAAATTTCTTGTAAGTGGCTCAGTCGTAATAAAGTGCTGTTTTTATGTAGACATAGTTCTAGATCCATATTAGAATATGATGTGGTTTCACACCCTGTAACCAAGAgagcttttctttatttcattcttcTAATTCTTATGTTTGaggaaaagagacaaaagacaaaactgaaaataacgTAACGGcaccaaaatattcaaaacttaaaaaaaaggaaaaatgttcatccttccttcctttctggATTTTGGTGGGGTTTGTGGATACCTGCTGTGGTCATCGGGCAAGCGATTGGCTACACCCTGgacatcataaaaacaataaataaattaaaaagaaaacaaatctctcCACTGGTACAGCATGATTGATTAAAACAGAGTTATTATGTGTATTATTTTagtcaaaagtttaaattaaaaaaaatttacagaaaGATCTCGAAAAGTAATAACTCCAAGTGGGAAAGTTGGCAGGTTTCTCAGCTATTCAGAGCTCATTATCCACCATGTGAACCTCGCATGTCTTTTGTAAGATGATCTAAGGGATACTCTATACAAAGTTGAATTTTGGGCATTCCCAACTGTTATCTTGAagtttcaaattattaaaatgtatcatATTAAATAACCACTGCACACACGTCCGATCTTATCTAACCTTGCAAGCTAAGCAAAGTCTGACTGTTTTTTAATGCTTGAACATTAGAGCATGTTGGAATGCCAGGTGCTGAAAGCTTACAGGGATTGGGGCCACACTGCCCTTTCTATAGGTTCTAGTTTTTCCTGCAGTTGAAACGCATCAGTGTAGAACATGTTTTAAGATAATTATTTCAAACACCTGTTTAGTAGAGTTGTATATGTTCAGGGATTGGCCTCTCAGTGTGAAAATACTGCTTTAAGTAGTTTTTGGATGAAAACCATCATTTACTGCCATTAAAGCAGAAGCCGAACAGTCAGTGGTTACCGCAGTAGTTCATTAATATATAGCTACAGCTACCACTGATCATACAGTCTCTCCTCGCATTAGTTTACTTCTTAACTGGTTTTGAACATTGCtggtaaatgtgtttaatttccACCAAACATATTTGTACTAATTGAggcacttttaaaatgtatttaagccTACTCTCTACACACTTACCAGAGGACTAGAGCAGACAGTCTGCCAAATTGCTCAGAAATTGCCATTTTTTATCAGAATTGTGCAAGTTTCTGTTCACTAAAAGATGAAGTTTCCTCAAATGCactttataaattatatttttctgaaatgttcatGATGCACTTGTAATTCACGACAATTATTCCGCACTACACTCTCAAAAGAATCACTTTGGTTGCGAGTGAAAAACTTAAATGTTCAGTCATTGCTGTCAAGGGAAAACTTGATTCACGTCCGTTTTACTTTTGATTTCTGCCCCTATTAGGACAGTTGTATAATTTAACAACAGGTTACAGACACTGCAGATACTTCTCATCTTCATATCAGAAACAATGAGTGCTCTCCTTTCTGCTGCTCACTAATGAATTATGGATGTAGTCATATTTTATCAGGAAAGAAACGAGTCGAGGCTGATCTAAACatagattacatttttaataagttcacaacatatttaatataattttttcaacAAGAACTCCACAAACATGGATTATCTGGTCTCTACCACAGTCAtattaataaagaaagaaaacatactACCTTGTTAAAAATTCCAAAAGgttgtaaaatgtattaatgtgTCTTCACAGTAGCAAAATAATGTAACtgaaattgtttattaaaaaaaataacttgattaCCTTTTTGTTGTAGTTTGAAATCCAATTTAGATAAAAAAGTTCAGTAAATAAACTTTAGTGAAGTTTAGTAAAAATTTTATACTTCTGctagattttgatttaaaatgatttttattccaATAGGAGTTTTTACTGATAGGAGATGAGACGCTcaaatataaagctaaaaacgGTTTCAATTTTGAAGACagtaaattgtttgttttttatttttacatttttaaaattggatTGTAGTTGTTTATGCTGTTCCTCTATAAAAACGACACATCATCAATAACATTGTTATTGGCCTTTAAGTGTCATTGAGACTGTAGTCTAACAAACTGATATTTTCTGACGCTACGAAGGAACGGCCTTTGGTATTTGAGCACTAAGAACCATTAAGACTCCTGAAGTGCCGAGAAACTGAGTAAATACAATGCTGCATTGCTTTTAAGTGGTTTAAATTTTCTGCGGTTAAAAATACAATCGATAACAGTGAATTCATCATTAGATGTACTGCAGGAGGTATGAAAGGAATTTATAAGATTAACAACTCATCACTCATTTTGATTTGGGTTTCTTTTGTGACTGTGTTGTAAACTCTACCTGTCTGAGTGTATGAAGTGTTAAGGATGAATGCTACCAGGAAGAGTGTCATGGGAGGAGCCTGTTCCCCCCATCACActggtggtgtgtgtgtttgtgtatctgGTAACACACATGCATGAGCATGAACCTGCTCTAATGGAAACAGTAAGCACCAAGGAGTTTTAGATATGGAAAGCAGAACATCACACGCCTCATTGAGTTCGTTTTATTGCCAAGCGATGGCCCCGCTGCAGTTTGTTTGCTTTCCACTTTTCCAAGACGGTGGCCAAAGTGTCTCCTTTTTTAGCTCTGTAGACGAGCCATAGAATAACAGAGCTCCAGCAGATTTCCTTAGAGTGCTCTCTCAAATGTCACAAGCAGGCACTGGTGGATATAGGTTCTTTTAGATGTGCTCAATATGCTTAATGGGGATTCTCAGTTTGTTTCCCTGCATGAACtatacatatgtatatacagtatatctatatatttatatttaatttttatttgctttgcttttgttattttttttccagggagCAGTTGTTAAAAGTTAACTTTGAATCTCCTCCAATATCGCCAAAGACTCCAGCTTCCGCTGTCAAATGCAAAACTTCCAGGGAGAACAGCCAGAGGTCCGGCAGTTCCATTTTAACTCACTTTTTCCAAAAGAAGCCCAGAACACCTCCCGGTAAAGAAACTCATCAGGATGTTCATCGGGGAGAAGTGCAGAGAACACCAAGCCGTAGAGCAAAGGGCTCTGACCTACATTCTGGAAAAGCTCAAATGTCAGCGGTTGTGAAGGAAGAACCGGTGGATGTGGAGGAACCGTCTATCAAGGTCCTGATGTCCCTGAAACAGCAGGTCACGCCTTGTCTGACTCCTGGGTTTGAGATGGCACATTCGTCATCGCCATCAAAAGATGTAAAGCCTGGAATCAAAGGTGCAGCCATTTTAGCTTTGTGCTACTAGGAGCATGTTACCctttttagctgcttttttgCTCCCTTTCATATCATTTTCTGCCTCTCTAGCCACTGCatgaaatgaggaaaaaacaagGAATGGAAAGGCACATTTAGAGCTGCAATACAGCAACACATAATGATCCCATGCATAGCCCTGAGTATGAGAGGGGGTACAGATCTTTAAACTTCCAGGAAATAAGATGATTATactttattcatatatttttttaaagatgtactGATCAGGCTTTTTCTGGTCAACACCAGTTTCCTGTGGattgtattttctcttttgtttctaAACATAAGGCATACAAGATAAAATGTGCAGCAGTCTTTTTAATATAGAacatagttttaaatattatagaacatttgagttttaagattatttgcatttatgcatcaaagcaCAATTAAAAACAGTGCATCAAGATATACTGTGTtggtagatgttttttttactaaaaatgcAGCAAGCTCTCAGTCTTATTTTGTTTGATGCAGAGGGACAGATTTGATCCGGTTTGACCCGTCCATCACTAATCAGTCAATCAGGGGGAGACAAGATTGTCCAATCCTGGTCTTTGACTGATTTGatgatttcttttaaacaatttttcagGTTCGAACAGTTCTACTTCAGATGATTTCACCAACATATCTAAAACTGGTTTTCTTGCCACATTGATCTGATGTTAGCTTTGCTTTTTAAGCTTTGCAGTGATGAGTCAAATTTAACATGATCATAAATAGTCCTGAACAATTTTAGAAATGCAGGCATGACATAAAAAGATAATGACCATTCAAAAGGTGCCAatataatattggtaaatagtTTGAATTCACAGACCAAGACATAGAAACTTACCAAATATTGCATTCATCTCATCTGCATGAGCGCAGTTCAGTGGGTGTTGTGCAGctctaaatataaatgtttatttctgctgtaTTTCAGAAATTTCAGTCAAGCTAATtgtagttttattcttttaactTTAGATGTGATGTATGAATTTTTATGAGTTATGAATTTTTAAGTGGTTGTATGCTTTTACTAAGTGATAAATATAATGTCTTGTAATTAAGGAGACATCTTATTTACTGTTCCTCTGTAAGTATTGCTGTTCTTATGGCTTGTAGTTAATTATTAGAATCATTAATCATGGTTCTCTGGTGGTTATGATAAGTAATTTCACATATTAACCCTTTTGAATGAGTACGGTCAGCAATGCAGTTTGCTGTGACAACATAAAAGGCTGGGACCGAGTTAAGATTCATTATGTATGCTCTGCAGTCAAATTAAGCTTGGCAGTAAAGAAtctaaaatgattaattagTGTTGAGTGTCGATTAAGATGCTAACAAAGCCGTCAGcctatcctttttttttattattttgttttccagttgaGTGTCCTGTGTGCTCTGTTAGTGTGGCACAGCACTTTATCAACAAACATCTGGACACGTGTCTTTCCAGCGGGGAAAAGAAGGAAAGCCTAAGAAGGTAAAGGAGTCAAGTTATTatactttaataattttataaactCACTGGAAGCAAAATGGATGACAACTCCTTTTTGACTGGTGATGTCCTCTACTGTTCTCACCACACTCTGTTGTGCTTTCCGGCTCTGACTAGTGCAATTCCAGTAGCCCACTGTGATGCAGATGCAGCCCGCTGACAGGCTGCATCTGTAGAAGTTTCCTCATGttgctaaaataattattgataattataaaaaaagttaccttacacatttatttacctttattttgaatttgatgCAAATTCCTAAGCAAAAATATAGATGGAAACGGCagaattttttgtttaacattaataaaaaatgacgAATCAAATTCTGTAGAAACaatatactttttaataaaagtaagtCTAAGATTAATAGATTTTAGGACctgtttttgaacaaaactactttatttctgtatttacttGAATTTGATACAAGTTggataataaaacaacaaacaacataaagctAAGGTTACCTGATAAAAACTTGCTGTGTGCTTTAATGTGCTGaatcatgttgtgttttctgcctTATTAGTGACATTAATAAGGCAGTTGaaatatggaataaaataaCAGCTGCATTGGCCTCAATTGTAATGCAATCTTATTGATTTTAAACCAGTGGTTACTAATGTCACGTGTCTGAGTTTGGCAACAAATGAGTCAAAACTTCTAGGCTCTCATTTTCATTCTTGCTGGAATTCTGCTTTAAGTCTCTTCTGTCCCTTTAGTGTTTGTCTTTGTACTGGTTGATGTTGGGGTAAATGATTATCTTGTATTTGCAAACCGTCTGTGcctgtaaaacacatttaatgtcACAGACCTCATCTTGGCTGCAGGCTGCATCAATATGCAGTGTGTGACTTTATTAAAGTGATTGATCTTTTTTAAAGCTGCCCTTGAAAtcgttttgattgttgatttgTAAAGCATCAATGTGCTTTGATAAGTGAAGCAGTGTAGCCACTGCTTTATCATAATTAGGGGCAGGTGtcttatttatctataatcatTCCACAATATAAGTTTAATATATGTGGTGTATTTGATTAACCTTGCATTTTCATTGTTATTCTAATATCAGTAATTAACTTGACCATCCTAGAAAGAACCACATAACTTTTTATTCCTGTGCATAAACTGTTCATTTCTCTCCTTCAGCTCTCAAGGCACGGCCATGCGTCCGATGGCAAAGCTAGTGTACAATCTCCTTTCAGTGCAGGATCTGAAGAGGAGGTTGAAGGACTGCCATCTGTCAATGCAAGGTTCTCGGGACCAGCTGATCAAAAGACACAAAGAGTTTGTCTACTTGTACAACTCGCAGTGCGACTCCCTAAAGCCTAGATCAGGTGAGACAGCCTCATCTTTGTAAATGCATCTGAAACCAGATAATTACAAGTACTATTCTTTCGTTATGATGCCATCTATTTTGTGACGTTCATCACTCCCTCCTGCAACAAAGCTACATAGCATAATGCTGCCTCCCCTGTACTTCACAACTGGGAAGGTCTACTCATGCTGGCAACTTTCCCCCTTTGTTCTCCAAATATTCAATGGTCATTATGGCCAAACACTGCAGTGTTGGTTTCATTAGACCACAGGAAATGTCTCAAAATAATAAGATCTTTGTCCTTCACTACAAGCTGTAATTTGgcctttttttctgctgctgttatgCTTTTGGAGTAATAACTTCTTCCTCACTGAGTTTCCTTCCAGCCCCTGTCAGTACAGGTCTTATTTCACTGTGGATAATTACACTCCAGGCTCAGCCTGCATCTTCACGGGGTCTTTTACTTTTATCCCCTAATGAACAGTTTGTTGACTCcactttcatattttgtctatatttgtatataattgtttgaacagatcAACCTGGCACTATCAGGAATTTATGGAATACTTGTATAAAAGGGCACAATTTCCAAAGACATGGGAATGCACTTGaagaatattgtttaaaaacgATGAGAACATTTTCTCCAGGGAGTCATTAATTGTTAAAttgattgttttacttttgtgtatGTCTTATGTTTCAGTCATGagcaccattttgtttttgtttctctccaaTAAGTACTGAATAAAAATTAACTACAACACACAAGTTTGATGTATCAAGCATTTCCTTGAGAGCTGAGTGGCTGAGCCTGGAGTGTAATTATCCACAGTGAAATAAGACCTGTACCGACAGGGGCTGAAAGGGAACTCGGTGAGGAAGAATTCATTCTGTGAAGGTGGTTATCAGCTCAGTAGGTGAACCTGAACTCACTTTGTATATGTGGGGCGGGGGGTTCTcgcaaaaaatgtgcaaatagaATCAGAGGACTAACCACAGTAAGGCAGGATGagtgtaattaaaaaaagagaaacagtgaTTGAATATATTAATGTGGTTATGAATATCAATTAAATTATTAGACCATGAAAGCTCCTACCATTTGCAAGAATTCCAGTTGTTATGAATTCTTTTTGCATTAATTAACTTACAAAGATAAAAAGGATTCACTACAGTAGGTTGATATtgtaaatgtcattttctgCTGTCCAGATGTGGTGTGTAGCAGTTTGAGGGTACTATGG from the Xiphophorus maculatus strain JP 163 A chromosome 20, X_maculatus-5.0-male, whole genome shotgun sequence genome contains:
- the rad18 gene encoding E3 ubiquitin-protein ligase RAD18 isoform X2, with the translated sequence MNALPQYIVYLFLMLSIPGRKKDCHGDFMELQLLMGCLGVSPREQLLKVNFESPPISPKTPASAVKCKTSRENSQRSGSSILTHFFQKKPRTPPGKETHQDVHRGEVQRTPSRRAKGSDLHSGKAQMSAVVKEEPVDVEEPSIKVLMSLKQQVTPCLTPGFEMAHSSSPSKDVKPGIKVECPVCSVSVAQHFINKHLDTCLSSGEKKESLRSSQGTAMRPMAKLVYNLLSVQDLKRRLKDCHLSMQGSRDQLIKRHKEFVYLYNSQCDSLKPRSVEELAREVEANEKMRSQMHEKTKPVMVFTKNQSEEEIEEMHSNYRKQHSGDFFRLIAQVRGRLQSTRQAHMKQDVKVEKEETQASHSSVHVGETNHSVVIKVEDEENDEDSFARGMELPSSPSFSDVSISSSISDIFGPESSINIKDTETSSAKKRPSSSRGTDTEMSPDTGKRQRKT
- the rad18 gene encoding E3 ubiquitin-protein ligase RAD18 isoform X1, with translation MAQHIEEDLPLSLACLKTVDTLLRCPICFDFLNITMMTKCSHNFCSLCIRKFLSYKLLCPVCNSQMTEQDLQNNRLLDDLVVNFQAAREQLLKVNFESPPISPKTPASAVKCKTSRENSQRSGSSILTHFFQKKPRTPPGKETHQDVHRGEVQRTPSRRAKGSDLHSGKAQMSAVVKEEPVDVEEPSIKVLMSLKQQVTPCLTPGFEMAHSSSPSKDVKPGIKVECPVCSVSVAQHFINKHLDTCLSSGEKKESLRSSQGTAMRPMAKLVYNLLSVQDLKRRLKDCHLSMQGSRDQLIKRHKEFVYLYNSQCDSLKPRSVEELAREVEANEKMRSQMHEKTKPVMVFTKNQSEEEIEEMHSNYRKQHSGDFFRLIAQVRGRLQSTRQAHMKQDVKVEKEETQASHSSVHVGETNHSVVIKVEDEENDEDSFARGMELPSSPSFSDVSISSSISDIFGPESSINIKDTETSSAKKRPSSSRGTDTEMSPDTGKRQRKT